A single Bicyclus anynana chromosome 19, ilBicAnyn1.1, whole genome shotgun sequence DNA region contains:
- the LOC112045011 gene encoding uncharacterized protein LOC112045011 codes for MAKLRLISTIPLLLCIAVNQALPLEYYECTHCTTGYELETTTSKVPEKLTNATRSVPDPNRPPQPSDWPPPPTRPPQPPARPPQQADLSPQQPDKPPQQTDPHTLTSNQSPQQPVQQPQQPARAMQPPARPPQQPDQPPQPSNWPPKQPNLPPQQSVQPPQRPAQPPQPSDWPPQQRDWPAQQPDPRPQQSVQPPQQPDRAPQPDSRPQQSVQPPQQPNRAPQPHVRPPEQPNRPPQQPDKPPQQTDPRPQTPNLPPQQSVQPSQRPAQPPQPSDWPPQQRDWPAQQLDTRLQTPNQQKSVQPPQQYAQLPQLSDWPPQQPAWPPQHSDLPPQPSNCPPQQRDWPAQQLNPRPQQSVQPPQQSDRAPQLHVRPPQQPDRPPQQPDKPPQQTDPRPLTPNLPPQQSVQPPQRPAQPPQPSDWPPQQRDWPAQQLDTRLQTPNQQQFVQPPQHHARPPQQTDPLTPNLPPQQSIQPPQRPAQPPQPSDWPPQQRDWPAQQLDTRLQTPNQQQFVQPPQQHAQLPQLSDWPPQQPAWPPQQSELPPQPSNWPPKQPDQPPQQSAQPPQPSNWPPQQRDWPAQQPDPRPQQSVQPPQQPDRAPQQPDRPPQPDRPPQPDRPPQPDRTPQPDRPPQPNWPPQPDRPPQPDPRPQQSVQPPQQPDRPPQPDRPPQPDRPPQPDRPPQPDPRPQQSVQPPQQPDRPPQPDRPPQPDRPPQPDRPPQPDRPPQPDPRPQQSVQPPQQPDRAPQQPDRPPQPDRPPQPDRPPQPDRPPQPDRPPQPDPRPQQSVQPPQQPDRAPQQPDRPPQPDRPPQQPDKPPQQTDPHPLTPNLPPQQSVQPPQRPAQPPQPSDWPPQQRDWPAQQLYTRLQTPNQQQFVQPPQPHARPLQQPDRPPQQPDKPPQQTDPRPLTPNLPPQQSVQPPQRPAQPPQPSDWPPQQRDWPAQQLDTRLQTPNQQQFVQPPQPSNWPPQQRDWPAQQPDPRPQQSVQPPQQPDRAPQQPDKPPQKTNPHPLTPNLPSQQSVQPPQRPAQPPQPSDWPPKQPAWAPQQPDRPPQQPDWHPQQSNNPPQQPKQLPQQLYEILGIYGIWFPNLSMSINKS; via the coding sequence CCCAATCGGCCCCCGCAGCCTTCCGACTGGCCCCCGCCACCCACTCGGCCACCGCAGCCACCCGCTCGGCCCCCGCAGCAAGCCGATCTGTCCCCACAGCAGCCCGACAAGCCCCCACAGCAAACTGATCCGCACACGCTGACATCCAATCAGTCCCCGCAACAACCTGTTCAGCAGCCGCAGCAACCCGCTCGGGCCATGCAGCCACCCGCTCGGCCCCCGCAGCAACCCGATCAGCCCCCGCAGCCATCCAACTGGCCCCCAAAGCAACCCAATCTACCCCCACAACAATCCGTTCAGCCGCCTCAGCGACCCGCTCAGCCACCACAGCCATCTGACTGGCCCCCACAGCAACGCGATTGGCCTGCGCAGCAACCCGATCCGCGCCCGCAACAATCCGTTCAGCCGCCGCAGCAACCCGATCGGGCCCCGCAACCCGATTCGCGCCCGCAACAATCCGTTCAGCCGCCGCAGCAACCCAATCGGGCCCCGCAGCCACACGTTCGGCCCCCGGAGCAACCCAATCGGCCCCCGCAACAGCCCGATAAGCCCCCACAGCAAACCGATCCGCGCCCGCAGACACCCAATCTACCCCCACAACAATCCGTTCAGCCGTCTCAGCGACCCGCTCAGCCACCACAGCCATCTGACTGGCCCCCACAGCAACGCGATTGGCCTGCGCAGCAACTTGATACGCGCCTGCAGACACCCAATCAACAAAAATCCGTTCAGCCTCCGCAGCAATACGCTCAGCTCCCGCAGTTATCCGACTGGCCCCCGCAGCAACCCGCTTGGCCCCCGCAGCATTCCGATCTGCCCCCGCAGCCATCCAACTGCCCCCCACAGCAACGCGATTGGCCTGCGCAGCAACTCAATCCGCGCCCGCAACAATCCGTTCAGCCGCCGCAGCAATCCGATCGGGCCCCGCAGCTTCACGTTCGGCCCCCGCAGCAACCCGATCGGCCCCCGCAACAGCCCGATAAGCCCCCACAGCAAACCGATCCGCGCCCGCTGACACCCAATCTACCTCCACAACAATCCGTTCAGCCACCTCAGCGACCCGCTCAGCCACCACAGCCATCTGACTGGCCCCCACAGCAACGCGATTGGCCTGCGCAGCAACTTGATACGCGCCTGCAGACACCCAATCAGCAACAATTCGTTCAGCCTCCGCAGCATCACGCTCGGCCCCCACAGCAAACCGATCCGCTGACACCCAATCTACCCCCACAACAATCCATTCAGCCGCCTCAGCGACCCGCTCAGCCACCACAGCCATCTGACTGGCCCCCACAGCAACGCGATTGGCCTGCGCAGCAACTTGATACGCGCCTGCAGACACCCAATCAGCAACAATTCGTTCAGCCGCCGCAGCAACACGCTCAGCTCCCGCAGTTATCCGACTGGCCCCCGCAGCAACCCGCTTGGCCCCCGCAGCAATCCGAACTGCCCCCGCAGCCATCCAACTGGCCCCCAAAGCAACCCGATCAGCCCCCACAACAATCCGCCCAGCCCCCGCAGCCATCCAACTGGCCCCCACAGCAACGCGATTGGCCTGCGCAGCAACCCGATCCGCGCCCGCAACAATCCGTTCAGCCGCCGCAGCAACCCGATCGGGCCCCGCAGCAACCCGATCGGCCCCCGCAACCCGATCGGCCCCCGCAACCCGATCGGCCCCCGCAACCCGATCGGACCCCGCAACCCGATCGGCCCCCGCAACCCAATTGGCCCCCGCAACCCGATCGGCCCCCGCAACCCGATCCGCGCCCGCAACAATCCGTTCAGCCGCCGCAGCAACCCGATCGGCCCCCGCAACCCGATCGTCCCCCGCAACCCGATCGGCCCCCGCAACCCGATCGGCCCCCGCAACCCGATCCGCGCCCGCAACAATCCGTTCAGCCGCCGCAGCAACCCGATCGGCCCCCGCAACCCGATAGGCCCCCGCAACCCGATCGACCCCCGCAACCCGATCGGCCCCCGCAACCCGATCGGCCCCCGCAACCCGATCCGCGCCCGCAACAATCCGTTCAGCCGCCGCAGCAACCCGATCGGGCCCCGCAGCAACCCGATCGGCCCCCGCAACCCGATAGGCCCCCGCAACCCGATCGGCCCCCGCAACCCGATCGGCCCCCGCAACCCGATCGGCCCCCGCAACCCGATCCGCGCCCGCAACAATCCGTTCAGCCGCCGCAGCAACCCGATCGGGCCCCGCAGCAACCCGATCGGCCCCCGCAACCCGATCGGCCCCCGCAACAGCCCGATAAGCCCCCACAGCAAACCGATCCGCACCCGCTGACACCCAATCTACCCCCACAACAATCCGTTCAGCCACCTCAGCGACCCGCTCAGCCACCACAGCCATCTGACTGGCCCCCACAGCAACGCGATTGGCCTGCGCAGCAACTCTATACGCGCCTGCAGACACCCAATCAGCAACAATTCGTTCAGCCCCCGCAGCCACACGCTCGGCCCCTGCAGCAACCCGATCGGCCCCCGCAACAGCCCGATAAGCCCCCACAGCAAACCGATCCGCGCCCGCTGACACCCAATCTACCCCCACAACAATCCGTTCAGCCGCCTCAGCGACCCGCTCAGCCACCACAGCCATCTGACTGGCCCCCACAGCAACGCGATTGGCCTGCGCAGCAACTTGATACGCGCCTGCAGACACCCAATCAGCAACAATTCGTTCAGCCCCCGCAGCCATCCAACTGGCCCCCACAGCAACGCGATTGGCCTGCGCAGCAACCCGATCCGCGCCCGCAACAATCCGTTCAGCCGCCGCAACAACCCGATCGGGCCCCGCAACAGCCCGATAAGCCCCCCCAGAAAACCAATCCGCACCCGCTGACACCCAATCTACCCTCGCAGCAATCCGTTCAGCCGCCGCAGCGACCCGCTCAGCCACCGCAGCCATCCGACTGGCCCCCAAAGCAACCCGCTTGGGCCCCGCAGCAACCCGATCGTCCCCCGCAGCAACCCGATTGGCACCCGCAGCAATCCAATAATCCTCCGCAGCAGCCAAAGCAGCTCCCGCAGCAACTTTATGAAATATTGGGCATTTATGGAATATGGTTCCCAAATTTATCGatgtcaattaataaaagttaa